The following are encoded together in the Triticum dicoccoides isolate Atlit2015 ecotype Zavitan chromosome 6B, WEW_v2.0, whole genome shotgun sequence genome:
- the LOC119323719 gene encoding MADS-box transcription factor 29-like isoform X1, with the protein MGRGKIEIKRIENATNRQVTFSKRRGGLLKKANELAVLCDARVGVVIFSSTGRMFEYSSPASSLRDLIEQYQNATNSQFEEINHDQQIFVEMTRMRNEMEKLDGAIRRYTGDDLSSLSLADVNDIEQQLEFSVAKVRARKHQLLNQQLDNLRRKEHILEDQNSFLCRMISENQHGSDGKMAVMPPVLSMLTPAFPATPYYTGEESSSTALQLTSPQLQLHAAEAAGFRLQPTQPNLQDPACSSLHAGHGLHLW; encoded by the exons ATGGGTCGCGGGAAGATCGAGATCAAGCGGATCGAGAACGCCACGAACCGGCAGGTGACCTTCTCCAAGCGCCGGGGCGGGCTGCTCAAGAAGGCCAACGAGCTGGCCGTGCTCTGCGACGCCCGCGTCGGCGtcgtcatcttctccagcaccggcaGGATGTTCGAGTACTCCAGCCCCGCCTCCAG CTTGAGGGATCTCATTGAGCAGTACCAGAACGCCACCAACAGTCAGTTCGAGGAGATTAACCACGATCAG CAAATATTTGTGGAGATGACACGGATGAGGAACGAGATGGAGAAGCTGGATGGCGCCATCCGGAGGTACACGGGCGATgacctctcctccctctccctcgccgacGTCAATGACATCGAGCAGCAGCTCGAGTTCTCCGTCGCCAAAGTCCGTGCAAGAAAG CATCAGCTCCTGAACCAGCAGCTCGACAACTTACGTCGCAAG GAGCATATCTTGGAAGATCAGAACAGTTTCCTGTGCCGCATG ATCAGCGAGAACCAGCATGGCAGTGACGGGAAGATGGCGGTGATGCCGCCGGTGCTGTCGATGCTGACGCCGGCCTTCCCGGCGACGCCGTACTACACGGGCGAGGAGTCGTCGAGCACCGCGCTGCAGCTGACGTCCCCGCAGCTTCAGCTCCACGCCGCCGAAGCCGCCGGGTTCCGGCTGCAGCCGACGCAGCCCAACCTGCAGGACCCGGCGTGCAGCAGCCTCCACGCCGGCCACGGCCTCCACCTCTGGTAA
- the LOC119323719 gene encoding MADS-box transcription factor 29-like isoform X2, translating into MGRGKIEIKRIENATNRQVTFSKRRGGLLKKANELAVLCDARVGVVIFSSTGRMFEYSSPASSLRDLIEQYQNATNSQFEEINHDQQIFVEMTRMRNEMEKLDGAIRRYTGDDLSSLSLADVNDIEQQLEFSVAKVRARKHQLLNQQLDNLRRKEHILEDQNSFLCRMISENQHGSDGKMAVMPPVLSMLTPAFPATPYYTGEESSSTALQLTSPQLQLHAAEAAGFRLQPTQPNLQDPACSSLHAGHGLHL; encoded by the exons ATGGGTCGCGGGAAGATCGAGATCAAGCGGATCGAGAACGCCACGAACCGGCAGGTGACCTTCTCCAAGCGCCGGGGCGGGCTGCTCAAGAAGGCCAACGAGCTGGCCGTGCTCTGCGACGCCCGCGTCGGCGtcgtcatcttctccagcaccggcaGGATGTTCGAGTACTCCAGCCCCGCCTCCAG CTTGAGGGATCTCATTGAGCAGTACCAGAACGCCACCAACAGTCAGTTCGAGGAGATTAACCACGATCAG CAAATATTTGTGGAGATGACACGGATGAGGAACGAGATGGAGAAGCTGGATGGCGCCATCCGGAGGTACACGGGCGATgacctctcctccctctccctcgccgacGTCAATGACATCGAGCAGCAGCTCGAGTTCTCCGTCGCCAAAGTCCGTGCAAGAAAG CATCAGCTCCTGAACCAGCAGCTCGACAACTTACGTCGCAAG GAGCATATCTTGGAAGATCAGAACAGTTTCCTGTGCCGCATG ATCAGCGAGAACCAGCATGGCAGTGACGGGAAGATGGCGGTGATGCCGCCGGTGCTGTCGATGCTGACGCCGGCCTTCCCGGCGACGCCGTACTACACGGGCGAGGAGTCGTCGAGCACCGCGCTGCAGCTGACGTCCCCGCAGCTTCAGCTCCACGCCGCCGAAGCCGCCGGGTTCCGGCTGCAGCCGACGCAGCCCAACCTGCAGGACCCGGCGTGCAGCAGCCTCCACGCCGGCCACGGCCTCCACCTCTG